One segment of Apus apus isolate bApuApu2 chromosome 1, bApuApu2.pri.cur, whole genome shotgun sequence DNA contains the following:
- the SETDB2 gene encoding histone-lysine N-methyltransferase SETDB2 isoform X2: MGRSPAGGSVGAAPSLSKAPRGVLRDLVEVENLASSREEWTEGDLKAFWTQLGGRRVDVIFEQVQNVLLLLKEKIKNGTATNQECWQAWALVNEANLGDLLTSTNVSDVFDGDGIQETKPKLQPLLTDDNTASSVEGSYSKKDEIEKTGSGSKEASSHIQDLPLKLQYQNHKCSSACLAKRAAGSYKGENPLKIPILFHFQRRHAKADCLSKSLDVNYKAPCGRSLRSFQDVQNYLFETECNFLFVDHFSFNTYVLLGRNTVNPEPLVFDFDISNGAESVPVSFCNHLDRARLPYFKYRRASWPRGYYLNNFSSIFVDSCDCTDGCIDRAKCACLQLTAKGCSKISVSPNTKASHGYSYKRLEGPIPSGCDKMMCQNRVVQHGIQVRLQVFNTEKKGWGVRCLDDIDKGTFVCTYSGRLMSRTEVQVLGSACQELKEKSAMKKGDNGFFPKKRKLDPDHSDSVIELLQTGKNDILEKQKSLSQIVDNENKSTLVHPRNLSLATMRRPGTRAVVFRTHQLKMGVDTLVYSASSDEENSSQIHQSSKTKLTSGTKKGKEKSAQQQKEEHPMEAGQTEPADVDSAECKRKSLSLQGVDCGQSGVLDDTCVMRPSKNVPLKADCSTENPRHSKEYVFCEEAGGDRTLQNNVNEEKIYVLDATKEGNVGRFLNHSCCPNLFAQSVFVETHNRSFPWVAFFTNRHVKAGTELTWDYGYEAGSMPETEVSCQCGVQKCRKKTL; this comes from the exons atGGGCCGGAGTCCGGCGGGTGGCTCCGTCGGGGCCGCGCCGTCCCTTAGCAAAGCCCCGAGGGGCG TGCTGCGTGACTTGGTTGAAGTGGAGAACCTTGCCAGTTCCAGGGAGGAGTGGACTGAAG GTGATTTGAAGGCGTTTTGGACACAACTAGGAGGTAGAAGAGTGGATGTCATATTTGAGCAGGTGCAAAATGTGCTCCTGTTGCTAAAGGAAAAGATCAAGAATGGAACAGCCACAAACCAAG AGTGCTGGCAGGCCTGGGCACTAGTGAATGAAGCTAACCTAGGTGATCTCTTAACTTCGACAAATG TAAGTGATGTGTTTGATGGAGATGGCATACAGGAAACCAAACCCAAATTGCAGCCTCTTCTTACAGATGACAACACTGCAAGCTCTGTAGAAGGTTCTTACAG CAAAAAGGACGAGATTGAAAAAACAGGTTCAGGGAGTAAAGAAGCATCCAGTCACATTCAAGATTTACCTTTAAAGCTGCAGTATCAGAACCACAAGTGCTCTAGCGCATGTCTTGCCAAGAGAGCAGCGGGCTCCTACAAGGGTGAAAATCCTCTTAAGATCCCAATCCTGTTTCACTTCCAAAGACGCCATGCAAAAGCAGACTGCCTTTCCAAATCACTGGATGTGAACTATAAAGCTCCTTGTGGCCGAAGTCTGAGAAGCTTCCAAGATGtgcaaaattatctttttgAAACGGAGTGTAATTTCTTATTTGTTGATCATTTCTCCTTCAACACCTACGTACTGTTGGGCAGGAACACTGTAAATCCCGAACCCCTGGTGTTTGATTTTGATATCAGCAATGGAGCTGAGTCTGTGCCTGTTTCGTTCTGCAATCATCTTGACCGCGCAAGGTTACCTTATTTCAAATACCGGAGGGCGTCGTGGCCCCGCGGTTATTATCTTAACAATTTCTCCAGCATCTTTGTTGATTCATGTGACTGCACAGACGGCTGCATTGATAG GGCAAAATGTGCATGCTTACAGCTAACTGCAAAAGGCTGTAGTAAAATTTCTGTGTCTCCAAATACTAAAGCATCCCATGGATATAGTTACAAACGACTGGAGGGGCCTATTCCTAGTGG GTGTGACAAGATGATGTGTCAGAACAGAGTTGTTCAGCATGGCATTCAAGTCAGGTTGCAAGTGTtcaacacagagaagaaaggctGGGGCGTCCGCTGCCTAGATGATATCGACAAGGGGACGTTTGTTTGTACTTACTCAG gcAGATTAATGAGCAGAACCGAAGTTCAGGTATTGGGAAGTGCTTGTCAAGAGCTAAAAGAGAAGAGTGCTATGAAAAAAGGAGACAATggcttttttcccaaaaaaagaaaacttgacCCTGATCATTCAGACTCTGTGATTGAACTATTGCAGACGGGCAAAAATGACATTCTTGAGAAGCAGAAGTCTTTGTCGCAGATTGTggataatgaaaataaatcaaccCT AGTTCATCCAAGGAATTTAAGTCTTGCAACCATGAGAAGGCCTGGAACTAGAGCAGTTGTTTTTCGTACTCACCAGCTAAAAATG GGAGTTGATACACTGGTGTACAGTGCCAGCTCAGATGAAGAGAATAGTTCTCAGATTCATCAgtcaagcaaaacaaaactaaccagtggaacaaagaaaggaaaagaaa AATCCgctcagcagcagaaggaagaacaTCCAATGGAAGCTGGACAGACTGAGCCTGCTGATGTGGACAGTGCAGAATGCAAAAGAAAGAGTCTGTCTCTGCAGGGTGTTGATTGTGGCCAGTCAGGTGTGCTGGATGACACATGTGTTATGAGGCCATCCAAAAATGTACCACTGAAAGctgactgcagcacagaaaatccCAGGCATTCAAAAGAATATGTGTTTTGTGAGGAGGCTGGTGGTGACAGGACACTTCAGAATAATGTTAATGAAGAAAAGATTTATGTGCTGGATGCTACAAAAGAGGGAAATGTGGGTCGTTTTCTTAAT
- the SETDB2 gene encoding histone-lysine N-methyltransferase SETDB2 isoform X4 — protein MGRSPAGGSVGAAPSLSKAPRGVLRDLVEVENLASSREEWTEECWQAWALVNEANLGDLLTSTNVSDVFDGDGIQETKPKLQPLLTDDNTASSVEGSYSKKDEIEKTGSGSKEASSHIQDLPLKLQYQNHKCSSACLAKRAAGSYKGENPLKIPILFHFQRRHAKADCLSKSLDVNYKAPCGRSLRSFQDVQNYLFETECNFLFVDHFSFNTYVLLGRNTVNPEPLVFDFDISNGAESVPVSFCNHLDRARLPYFKYRRASWPRGYYLNNFSSIFVDSCDCTDGCIDRAKCACLQLTAKGCSKISVSPNTKASHGYSYKRLEGPIPSGIYECSVLCRCDKMMCQNRVVQHGIQVRLQVFNTEKKGWGVRCLDDIDKGTFVCTYSGRLMSRTEVQVLGSACQELKEKSAMKKGDNGFFPKKRKLDPDHSDSVIELLQTGKNDILEKQKSLSQIVDNENKSTLVHPRNLSLATMRRPGTRAVVFRTHQLKMGVDTLVYSASSDEENSSQIHQSSKTKLTSGTKKGKEKSAQQQKEEHPMEAGQTEPADVDSAECKRKSLSLQGVDCGQSGVLDDTCVMRPSKNVPLKADCSTENPRHSKEYVFCEEAGGDRTLQNNVNEEKIYVLDATKEGNVGRFLNHSCCPNLFAQSVFVETHNRSFPWVAFFTNRHVKAGTELTWDYGYEAGSMPETEVSCQCGVQKCRKKTL, from the exons atGGGCCGGAGTCCGGCGGGTGGCTCCGTCGGGGCCGCGCCGTCCCTTAGCAAAGCCCCGAGGGGCG TGCTGCGTGACTTGGTTGAAGTGGAGAACCTTGCCAGTTCCAGGGAGGAGTGGACTGAAG AGTGCTGGCAGGCCTGGGCACTAGTGAATGAAGCTAACCTAGGTGATCTCTTAACTTCGACAAATG TAAGTGATGTGTTTGATGGAGATGGCATACAGGAAACCAAACCCAAATTGCAGCCTCTTCTTACAGATGACAACACTGCAAGCTCTGTAGAAGGTTCTTACAG CAAAAAGGACGAGATTGAAAAAACAGGTTCAGGGAGTAAAGAAGCATCCAGTCACATTCAAGATTTACCTTTAAAGCTGCAGTATCAGAACCACAAGTGCTCTAGCGCATGTCTTGCCAAGAGAGCAGCGGGCTCCTACAAGGGTGAAAATCCTCTTAAGATCCCAATCCTGTTTCACTTCCAAAGACGCCATGCAAAAGCAGACTGCCTTTCCAAATCACTGGATGTGAACTATAAAGCTCCTTGTGGCCGAAGTCTGAGAAGCTTCCAAGATGtgcaaaattatctttttgAAACGGAGTGTAATTTCTTATTTGTTGATCATTTCTCCTTCAACACCTACGTACTGTTGGGCAGGAACACTGTAAATCCCGAACCCCTGGTGTTTGATTTTGATATCAGCAATGGAGCTGAGTCTGTGCCTGTTTCGTTCTGCAATCATCTTGACCGCGCAAGGTTACCTTATTTCAAATACCGGAGGGCGTCGTGGCCCCGCGGTTATTATCTTAACAATTTCTCCAGCATCTTTGTTGATTCATGTGACTGCACAGACGGCTGCATTGATAG GGCAAAATGTGCATGCTTACAGCTAACTGCAAAAGGCTGTAGTAAAATTTCTGTGTCTCCAAATACTAAAGCATCCCATGGATATAGTTACAAACGACTGGAGGGGCCTATTCCTAGTGG AATTTATGAGTGTAGTGTGTTGTGCAGGTGTGACAAGATGATGTGTCAGAACAGAGTTGTTCAGCATGGCATTCAAGTCAGGTTGCAAGTGTtcaacacagagaagaaaggctGGGGCGTCCGCTGCCTAGATGATATCGACAAGGGGACGTTTGTTTGTACTTACTCAG gcAGATTAATGAGCAGAACCGAAGTTCAGGTATTGGGAAGTGCTTGTCAAGAGCTAAAAGAGAAGAGTGCTATGAAAAAAGGAGACAATggcttttttcccaaaaaaagaaaacttgacCCTGATCATTCAGACTCTGTGATTGAACTATTGCAGACGGGCAAAAATGACATTCTTGAGAAGCAGAAGTCTTTGTCGCAGATTGTggataatgaaaataaatcaaccCT AGTTCATCCAAGGAATTTAAGTCTTGCAACCATGAGAAGGCCTGGAACTAGAGCAGTTGTTTTTCGTACTCACCAGCTAAAAATG GGAGTTGATACACTGGTGTACAGTGCCAGCTCAGATGAAGAGAATAGTTCTCAGATTCATCAgtcaagcaaaacaaaactaaccagtggaacaaagaaaggaaaagaaa AATCCgctcagcagcagaaggaagaacaTCCAATGGAAGCTGGACAGACTGAGCCTGCTGATGTGGACAGTGCAGAATGCAAAAGAAAGAGTCTGTCTCTGCAGGGTGTTGATTGTGGCCAGTCAGGTGTGCTGGATGACACATGTGTTATGAGGCCATCCAAAAATGTACCACTGAAAGctgactgcagcacagaaaatccCAGGCATTCAAAAGAATATGTGTTTTGTGAGGAGGCTGGTGGTGACAGGACACTTCAGAATAATGTTAATGAAGAAAAGATTTATGTGCTGGATGCTACAAAAGAGGGAAATGTGGGTCGTTTTCTTAAT
- the SETDB2 gene encoding histone-lysine N-methyltransferase SETDB2 isoform X3, whose translation MGEQGMLRDLVEVENLASSREEWTEGDLKAFWTQLGGRRVDVIFEQVQNVLLLLKEKIKNGTATNQECWQAWALVNEANLGDLLTSTNVSDVFDGDGIQETKPKLQPLLTDDNTASSVEGSYSKKDEIEKTGSGSKEASSHIQDLPLKLQYQNHKCSSACLAKRAAGSYKGENPLKIPILFHFQRRHAKADCLSKSLDVNYKAPCGRSLRSFQDVQNYLFETECNFLFVDHFSFNTYVLLGRNTVNPEPLVFDFDISNGAESVPVSFCNHLDRARLPYFKYRRASWPRGYYLNNFSSIFVDSCDCTDGCIDRAKCACLQLTAKGCSKISVSPNTKASHGYSYKRLEGPIPSGIYECSVLCRCDKMMCQNRVVQHGIQVRLQVFNTEKKGWGVRCLDDIDKGTFVCTYSGRLMSRTEVQVLGSACQELKEKSAMKKGDNGFFPKKRKLDPDHSDSVIELLQTGKNDILEKQKSLSQIVDNENKSTLVHPRNLSLATMRRPGTRAVVFRTHQLKMGVDTLVYSASSDEENSSQIHQSSKTKLTSGTKKGKEKSAQQQKEEHPMEAGQTEPADVDSAECKRKSLSLQGVDCGQSGVLDDTCVMRPSKNVPLKADCSTENPRHSKEYVFCEEAGGDRTLQNNVNEEKIYVLDATKEGNVGRFLNHSCCPNLFAQSVFVETHNRSFPWVAFFTNRHVKAGTELTWDYGYEAGSMPETEVSCQCGVQKCRKKTL comes from the exons atGGGCGAGCAAGGAA TGCTGCGTGACTTGGTTGAAGTGGAGAACCTTGCCAGTTCCAGGGAGGAGTGGACTGAAG GTGATTTGAAGGCGTTTTGGACACAACTAGGAGGTAGAAGAGTGGATGTCATATTTGAGCAGGTGCAAAATGTGCTCCTGTTGCTAAAGGAAAAGATCAAGAATGGAACAGCCACAAACCAAG AGTGCTGGCAGGCCTGGGCACTAGTGAATGAAGCTAACCTAGGTGATCTCTTAACTTCGACAAATG TAAGTGATGTGTTTGATGGAGATGGCATACAGGAAACCAAACCCAAATTGCAGCCTCTTCTTACAGATGACAACACTGCAAGCTCTGTAGAAGGTTCTTACAG CAAAAAGGACGAGATTGAAAAAACAGGTTCAGGGAGTAAAGAAGCATCCAGTCACATTCAAGATTTACCTTTAAAGCTGCAGTATCAGAACCACAAGTGCTCTAGCGCATGTCTTGCCAAGAGAGCAGCGGGCTCCTACAAGGGTGAAAATCCTCTTAAGATCCCAATCCTGTTTCACTTCCAAAGACGCCATGCAAAAGCAGACTGCCTTTCCAAATCACTGGATGTGAACTATAAAGCTCCTTGTGGCCGAAGTCTGAGAAGCTTCCAAGATGtgcaaaattatctttttgAAACGGAGTGTAATTTCTTATTTGTTGATCATTTCTCCTTCAACACCTACGTACTGTTGGGCAGGAACACTGTAAATCCCGAACCCCTGGTGTTTGATTTTGATATCAGCAATGGAGCTGAGTCTGTGCCTGTTTCGTTCTGCAATCATCTTGACCGCGCAAGGTTACCTTATTTCAAATACCGGAGGGCGTCGTGGCCCCGCGGTTATTATCTTAACAATTTCTCCAGCATCTTTGTTGATTCATGTGACTGCACAGACGGCTGCATTGATAG GGCAAAATGTGCATGCTTACAGCTAACTGCAAAAGGCTGTAGTAAAATTTCTGTGTCTCCAAATACTAAAGCATCCCATGGATATAGTTACAAACGACTGGAGGGGCCTATTCCTAGTGG AATTTATGAGTGTAGTGTGTTGTGCAGGTGTGACAAGATGATGTGTCAGAACAGAGTTGTTCAGCATGGCATTCAAGTCAGGTTGCAAGTGTtcaacacagagaagaaaggctGGGGCGTCCGCTGCCTAGATGATATCGACAAGGGGACGTTTGTTTGTACTTACTCAG gcAGATTAATGAGCAGAACCGAAGTTCAGGTATTGGGAAGTGCTTGTCAAGAGCTAAAAGAGAAGAGTGCTATGAAAAAAGGAGACAATggcttttttcccaaaaaaagaaaacttgacCCTGATCATTCAGACTCTGTGATTGAACTATTGCAGACGGGCAAAAATGACATTCTTGAGAAGCAGAAGTCTTTGTCGCAGATTGTggataatgaaaataaatcaaccCT AGTTCATCCAAGGAATTTAAGTCTTGCAACCATGAGAAGGCCTGGAACTAGAGCAGTTGTTTTTCGTACTCACCAGCTAAAAATG GGAGTTGATACACTGGTGTACAGTGCCAGCTCAGATGAAGAGAATAGTTCTCAGATTCATCAgtcaagcaaaacaaaactaaccagtggaacaaagaaaggaaaagaaa AATCCgctcagcagcagaaggaagaacaTCCAATGGAAGCTGGACAGACTGAGCCTGCTGATGTGGACAGTGCAGAATGCAAAAGAAAGAGTCTGTCTCTGCAGGGTGTTGATTGTGGCCAGTCAGGTGTGCTGGATGACACATGTGTTATGAGGCCATCCAAAAATGTACCACTGAAAGctgactgcagcacagaaaatccCAGGCATTCAAAAGAATATGTGTTTTGTGAGGAGGCTGGTGGTGACAGGACACTTCAGAATAATGTTAATGAAGAAAAGATTTATGTGCTGGATGCTACAAAAGAGGGAAATGTGGGTCGTTTTCTTAAT
- the SETDB2 gene encoding histone-lysine N-methyltransferase SETDB2 isoform X5, which translates to MGEQGMLRDLVEVENLASSREEWTEECWQAWALVNEANLGDLLTSTNVSDVFDGDGIQETKPKLQPLLTDDNTASSVEGSYSKKDEIEKTGSGSKEASSHIQDLPLKLQYQNHKCSSACLAKRAAGSYKGENPLKIPILFHFQRRHAKADCLSKSLDVNYKAPCGRSLRSFQDVQNYLFETECNFLFVDHFSFNTYVLLGRNTVNPEPLVFDFDISNGAESVPVSFCNHLDRARLPYFKYRRASWPRGYYLNNFSSIFVDSCDCTDGCIDRAKCACLQLTAKGCSKISVSPNTKASHGYSYKRLEGPIPSGIYECSVLCRCDKMMCQNRVVQHGIQVRLQVFNTEKKGWGVRCLDDIDKGTFVCTYSGRLMSRTEVQVLGSACQELKEKSAMKKGDNGFFPKKRKLDPDHSDSVIELLQTGKNDILEKQKSLSQIVDNENKSTLVHPRNLSLATMRRPGTRAVVFRTHQLKMGVDTLVYSASSDEENSSQIHQSSKTKLTSGTKKGKEKSAQQQKEEHPMEAGQTEPADVDSAECKRKSLSLQGVDCGQSGVLDDTCVMRPSKNVPLKADCSTENPRHSKEYVFCEEAGGDRTLQNNVNEEKIYVLDATKEGNVGRFLNHSCCPNLFAQSVFVETHNRSFPWVAFFTNRHVKAGTELTWDYGYEAGSMPETEVSCQCGVQKCRKKTL; encoded by the exons atGGGCGAGCAAGGAA TGCTGCGTGACTTGGTTGAAGTGGAGAACCTTGCCAGTTCCAGGGAGGAGTGGACTGAAG AGTGCTGGCAGGCCTGGGCACTAGTGAATGAAGCTAACCTAGGTGATCTCTTAACTTCGACAAATG TAAGTGATGTGTTTGATGGAGATGGCATACAGGAAACCAAACCCAAATTGCAGCCTCTTCTTACAGATGACAACACTGCAAGCTCTGTAGAAGGTTCTTACAG CAAAAAGGACGAGATTGAAAAAACAGGTTCAGGGAGTAAAGAAGCATCCAGTCACATTCAAGATTTACCTTTAAAGCTGCAGTATCAGAACCACAAGTGCTCTAGCGCATGTCTTGCCAAGAGAGCAGCGGGCTCCTACAAGGGTGAAAATCCTCTTAAGATCCCAATCCTGTTTCACTTCCAAAGACGCCATGCAAAAGCAGACTGCCTTTCCAAATCACTGGATGTGAACTATAAAGCTCCTTGTGGCCGAAGTCTGAGAAGCTTCCAAGATGtgcaaaattatctttttgAAACGGAGTGTAATTTCTTATTTGTTGATCATTTCTCCTTCAACACCTACGTACTGTTGGGCAGGAACACTGTAAATCCCGAACCCCTGGTGTTTGATTTTGATATCAGCAATGGAGCTGAGTCTGTGCCTGTTTCGTTCTGCAATCATCTTGACCGCGCAAGGTTACCTTATTTCAAATACCGGAGGGCGTCGTGGCCCCGCGGTTATTATCTTAACAATTTCTCCAGCATCTTTGTTGATTCATGTGACTGCACAGACGGCTGCATTGATAG GGCAAAATGTGCATGCTTACAGCTAACTGCAAAAGGCTGTAGTAAAATTTCTGTGTCTCCAAATACTAAAGCATCCCATGGATATAGTTACAAACGACTGGAGGGGCCTATTCCTAGTGG AATTTATGAGTGTAGTGTGTTGTGCAGGTGTGACAAGATGATGTGTCAGAACAGAGTTGTTCAGCATGGCATTCAAGTCAGGTTGCAAGTGTtcaacacagagaagaaaggctGGGGCGTCCGCTGCCTAGATGATATCGACAAGGGGACGTTTGTTTGTACTTACTCAG gcAGATTAATGAGCAGAACCGAAGTTCAGGTATTGGGAAGTGCTTGTCAAGAGCTAAAAGAGAAGAGTGCTATGAAAAAAGGAGACAATggcttttttcccaaaaaaagaaaacttgacCCTGATCATTCAGACTCTGTGATTGAACTATTGCAGACGGGCAAAAATGACATTCTTGAGAAGCAGAAGTCTTTGTCGCAGATTGTggataatgaaaataaatcaaccCT AGTTCATCCAAGGAATTTAAGTCTTGCAACCATGAGAAGGCCTGGAACTAGAGCAGTTGTTTTTCGTACTCACCAGCTAAAAATG GGAGTTGATACACTGGTGTACAGTGCCAGCTCAGATGAAGAGAATAGTTCTCAGATTCATCAgtcaagcaaaacaaaactaaccagtggaacaaagaaaggaaaagaaa AATCCgctcagcagcagaaggaagaacaTCCAATGGAAGCTGGACAGACTGAGCCTGCTGATGTGGACAGTGCAGAATGCAAAAGAAAGAGTCTGTCTCTGCAGGGTGTTGATTGTGGCCAGTCAGGTGTGCTGGATGACACATGTGTTATGAGGCCATCCAAAAATGTACCACTGAAAGctgactgcagcacagaaaatccCAGGCATTCAAAAGAATATGTGTTTTGTGAGGAGGCTGGTGGTGACAGGACACTTCAGAATAATGTTAATGAAGAAAAGATTTATGTGCTGGATGCTACAAAAGAGGGAAATGTGGGTCGTTTTCTTAAT
- the SETDB2 gene encoding histone-lysine N-methyltransferase SETDB2 isoform X1, whose protein sequence is MGRSPAGGSVGAAPSLSKAPRGVLRDLVEVENLASSREEWTEGDLKAFWTQLGGRRVDVIFEQVQNVLLLLKEKIKNGTATNQECWQAWALVNEANLGDLLTSTNVSDVFDGDGIQETKPKLQPLLTDDNTASSVEGSYSKKDEIEKTGSGSKEASSHIQDLPLKLQYQNHKCSSACLAKRAAGSYKGENPLKIPILFHFQRRHAKADCLSKSLDVNYKAPCGRSLRSFQDVQNYLFETECNFLFVDHFSFNTYVLLGRNTVNPEPLVFDFDISNGAESVPVSFCNHLDRARLPYFKYRRASWPRGYYLNNFSSIFVDSCDCTDGCIDRAKCACLQLTAKGCSKISVSPNTKASHGYSYKRLEGPIPSGIYECSVLCRCDKMMCQNRVVQHGIQVRLQVFNTEKKGWGVRCLDDIDKGTFVCTYSGRLMSRTEVQVLGSACQELKEKSAMKKGDNGFFPKKRKLDPDHSDSVIELLQTGKNDILEKQKSLSQIVDNENKSTLVHPRNLSLATMRRPGTRAVVFRTHQLKMGVDTLVYSASSDEENSSQIHQSSKTKLTSGTKKGKEKSAQQQKEEHPMEAGQTEPADVDSAECKRKSLSLQGVDCGQSGVLDDTCVMRPSKNVPLKADCSTENPRHSKEYVFCEEAGGDRTLQNNVNEEKIYVLDATKEGNVGRFLNHSCCPNLFAQSVFVETHNRSFPWVAFFTNRHVKAGTELTWDYGYEAGSMPETEVSCQCGVQKCRKKTL, encoded by the exons atGGGCCGGAGTCCGGCGGGTGGCTCCGTCGGGGCCGCGCCGTCCCTTAGCAAAGCCCCGAGGGGCG TGCTGCGTGACTTGGTTGAAGTGGAGAACCTTGCCAGTTCCAGGGAGGAGTGGACTGAAG GTGATTTGAAGGCGTTTTGGACACAACTAGGAGGTAGAAGAGTGGATGTCATATTTGAGCAGGTGCAAAATGTGCTCCTGTTGCTAAAGGAAAAGATCAAGAATGGAACAGCCACAAACCAAG AGTGCTGGCAGGCCTGGGCACTAGTGAATGAAGCTAACCTAGGTGATCTCTTAACTTCGACAAATG TAAGTGATGTGTTTGATGGAGATGGCATACAGGAAACCAAACCCAAATTGCAGCCTCTTCTTACAGATGACAACACTGCAAGCTCTGTAGAAGGTTCTTACAG CAAAAAGGACGAGATTGAAAAAACAGGTTCAGGGAGTAAAGAAGCATCCAGTCACATTCAAGATTTACCTTTAAAGCTGCAGTATCAGAACCACAAGTGCTCTAGCGCATGTCTTGCCAAGAGAGCAGCGGGCTCCTACAAGGGTGAAAATCCTCTTAAGATCCCAATCCTGTTTCACTTCCAAAGACGCCATGCAAAAGCAGACTGCCTTTCCAAATCACTGGATGTGAACTATAAAGCTCCTTGTGGCCGAAGTCTGAGAAGCTTCCAAGATGtgcaaaattatctttttgAAACGGAGTGTAATTTCTTATTTGTTGATCATTTCTCCTTCAACACCTACGTACTGTTGGGCAGGAACACTGTAAATCCCGAACCCCTGGTGTTTGATTTTGATATCAGCAATGGAGCTGAGTCTGTGCCTGTTTCGTTCTGCAATCATCTTGACCGCGCAAGGTTACCTTATTTCAAATACCGGAGGGCGTCGTGGCCCCGCGGTTATTATCTTAACAATTTCTCCAGCATCTTTGTTGATTCATGTGACTGCACAGACGGCTGCATTGATAG GGCAAAATGTGCATGCTTACAGCTAACTGCAAAAGGCTGTAGTAAAATTTCTGTGTCTCCAAATACTAAAGCATCCCATGGATATAGTTACAAACGACTGGAGGGGCCTATTCCTAGTGG AATTTATGAGTGTAGTGTGTTGTGCAGGTGTGACAAGATGATGTGTCAGAACAGAGTTGTTCAGCATGGCATTCAAGTCAGGTTGCAAGTGTtcaacacagagaagaaaggctGGGGCGTCCGCTGCCTAGATGATATCGACAAGGGGACGTTTGTTTGTACTTACTCAG gcAGATTAATGAGCAGAACCGAAGTTCAGGTATTGGGAAGTGCTTGTCAAGAGCTAAAAGAGAAGAGTGCTATGAAAAAAGGAGACAATggcttttttcccaaaaaaagaaaacttgacCCTGATCATTCAGACTCTGTGATTGAACTATTGCAGACGGGCAAAAATGACATTCTTGAGAAGCAGAAGTCTTTGTCGCAGATTGTggataatgaaaataaatcaaccCT AGTTCATCCAAGGAATTTAAGTCTTGCAACCATGAGAAGGCCTGGAACTAGAGCAGTTGTTTTTCGTACTCACCAGCTAAAAATG GGAGTTGATACACTGGTGTACAGTGCCAGCTCAGATGAAGAGAATAGTTCTCAGATTCATCAgtcaagcaaaacaaaactaaccagtggaacaaagaaaggaaaagaaa AATCCgctcagcagcagaaggaagaacaTCCAATGGAAGCTGGACAGACTGAGCCTGCTGATGTGGACAGTGCAGAATGCAAAAGAAAGAGTCTGTCTCTGCAGGGTGTTGATTGTGGCCAGTCAGGTGTGCTGGATGACACATGTGTTATGAGGCCATCCAAAAATGTACCACTGAAAGctgactgcagcacagaaaatccCAGGCATTCAAAAGAATATGTGTTTTGTGAGGAGGCTGGTGGTGACAGGACACTTCAGAATAATGTTAATGAAGAAAAGATTTATGTGCTGGATGCTACAAAAGAGGGAAATGTGGGTCGTTTTCTTAAT